One Salvia splendens isolate huo1 chromosome 22, SspV2, whole genome shotgun sequence DNA segment encodes these proteins:
- the LOC121788043 gene encoding bidirectional sugar transporter SWEET2-like: MDYLGSIQVLTACKDAAGIAGNIFAFGLFLSPVPTFRRIIRNGSTEQFSWLPYIYALLNCLITAWYGLPMISTDNLLVTTVNSVGGVFQLVYIAIFIVHAEKNQKLRMLGLLLSVFVVFAAIAVGSLLMSNFEVRHLTVGFLSCAALVSMFASPLFIINLVIRTKSVEFMPFHLSLCTFLMSTSFLLYGLFNFDPFVYVPNGIGTVLATIQLFLFWYYTKPSTRDSTEPLIISYSGSNA; the protein is encoded by the exons ATGGATTATCTGGGTTCGATTCAAGTGCTCACAGCCTGCAAAGATGCAGCTGGAATTGCAG GGAATATCTTTGCTTTCGGACTATTTCTATCTCCCGT GCCTACGTTCAGGAGAATTATCAGGAACGGGTCAACAGAGCAGTTCTCATGGCTGCCTTACATCTACGCTCTCTTGAACTGCTTGATCACTGCTTGGTATGGTTTGCCAATGATCTCGACTGACAACTTGCTTGTCACAACGGTTAATTCAGTTGGCGGAGTTTTCCAGTTAGTCTACATCGCTATCTTCATAGTACACGCTGAAAAGAATCAAAAG TTGAGGATGTTAGGGCTGCTTTTGTCAGTTTTCGTAGTGTTTGCAGCTATTGCAGTGGGAAGCTTGCTCATGAGCAACTTTGAAGTCCGCCATCTGACCGTTGGATTTCTAAGCTGTGCTGCCCTCGTATCTATGTTTGCTTCACCGTTGTTTATAATC AATTTGGTGATCAGAACAAAAAGCGTTGAATTCATGCCGTTTCATCTGTCCCTCTGCACGTTCTTGATGAGCACATCGTTCCTCTTATACGGACTATTCAATTTCGATCCATTTGTATAC GTCCCCAACGGGATTGGAACTGTTTTGGCAACGATACAGTTGTTTTTGTTCTGGTATTACACAAAGCCATCAACAAGAGATTCCACAGAACCATTGATAATTTCCTATTCTGGGAGTAATGCCTGA
- the LOC121787636 gene encoding protein FLX-like 1, giving the protein MSARNRGPPIPSKGVPHGGLPHHAPILEPHFPRGIRGPLHEEVREAHYSLSEPRQLPPHPAIIEDRLAVQHDDIQVLLIDNQRLAATHVALKQELEVTQYELQRANKYAQTLHAEKDLQMRELYEKSAKLENDLNAVNAMRSELVQVHVDVKELTVGRQELAAQVQVMTQDLGRVTSDLHQVPAFKAEIEGLRHEMERVRAAIELEKKSFAESFEHGKVMESKLVTMARELEKLRAELASAEKRAPAAAPVGISGVGYNANYVNPESGYPGNPYPAGYGMMPTNAMHPAPAGGEGYPPYGPGAGAWGPYDTQRAQGSK; this is encoded by the exons ATGTCGGCTAGAAATCGAGGGCCTCCGATTCCTTCTAAAGGGGTTCCACACGGTGGGCTGCCCCATCATGCCCCAATCCTTGAACCACATTTTCCCAGAGGCATTCGGGGACCATTACACGAAGAAGTCAGAGAAGCCCACTATAGCTTGTCCGAACCTCGACAGCTCCCTCCTCACCCCGCCATCATAGAGGATCGGTTGGCGGTTCAGCATGACGACATCCAGGTGCTGCTAATTGATAACCAGAGACTGGCTGCAACGCACGTGGCGCTTAAGCAGGAATTAGAGGTTACACAGTATGAACTTCAGAGGGCGAACAAGTACGCACAAACGCTGCACGCTGAGAAGGACTTGCAAATGAGGGAGCTCTATGAGAAGTCGGCTAAATTGGAGAATGACCTTAATGCTGTTAATGCGATGAGGTCTGAGCTCGTGCAGGTGCACGTGGATGTTAAGGAGTTAACCGTTGGTAGGCAAGAACTTGCTGCGCAGGTGCAGGTTATGACCCAAGATTTAGGTAGAGTTACATCGGATTTGCATCAGGTTCCGGCATTTAAGGCGGAAATTGAAGGTCTAAGACATGAGATGGAGAGAGTGAG GGCTGCTATTGAGCTAGAGAAGAAGAGCTTTGCTGAAAGCTTTGAACATGGGAAGGTGATGGAGAGTAAATTAGTCACTATGGCTCGTGAGTTGGAAAAACTTCGAGCTGAATTGGCTAGTGCAGAAAAAAGAGCTCCTGCTGCAGCACCAGTTGGAATTTCAG GTGTGGGttataatgcaaattatgtgaaTCCCGAATCCGGGTATCCTGGAAATCCGTATCCTGCTGGATATGGCATGATGCCTACAAACGCAATGCACCCA GCACCTGCTGGTGGAGAAGGCTATCCTCCTTATGGCCCTGGAGCTGGTGCTTGGGGGCCATATGATACACAGCGAGCTCAAGGATCCAAATAA